The Polyangium mundeleinium genome contains the following window.
CGACCCTCGCTTATCCGCGGCTGCGCGACGTCATCGAGCGGGCGGTAGGCACCGGCCAGGTCTTCCTCTCCGCGAACGCGAGCGACTTCATGAACCCCGAGACGCGGGCGTACCTCGAGCGCTTCGTGCGCGGCGAGAACGGCTACACCGCGCTCGATCGGGTCAAGCTCACGAAGCTGCTCTGGGACGCGCTCGGCGGCCAGATCGACAACCATTTCGCCTCGGGCGACCGCCTGGAGAGCGCCGACGACATGCGCATCGACGTGCTCTCCGCGGCCGCCACGAGTGGCCTCTCCGAGCGCTGCAAGGCCTTCGCGGGCCGCTGCCTCGACGAGTACGACCTCCAAGGTTGGCGCACCAAGGATCTCTTCACGCCGAACGAGCTCGTCCCGGTCGTCTCCTCGCGGAGGCGGCCGTCGTCGTGGTGAGCCGCGGGCCTCGCCTCAGAAAAACCCTTCCAGCGCGATCACGCAAAGCTCCGCGGGCCGCTCGGGATCATCGGGATCGGTGACGGCCCAGATCGTCTTTCGCTCCGGATCGAACGCAATCCCCTCGACCTTGCGGCACGAGCCTTCCCCCGAGGGTTCTTCGAGCATGGCATACCGCGCCTGCTCCCCCGCGACGAACCCGACGGCGGCGCCCACGACCGGCCCGTCGTCGATCGCATTCGGCGTCCCCTCGGCGACAGCAAGGTAAAACGTCCGCCCGCCGAATGCCGCCGCGTCCGTGAAATGCAGCGGCACGCCGCCCGCGACTCCGAGGTCGTACAACACGTGTCCGAAGAGCTCCACCGCGCGGCCTTGGAGCACGCTCGCCGCAACGTCCACGGTCGCGCTCGCCCCGGGCCCCGCGCCGCGATGAAACAGCCGCAAGACCTCGCCCGCCAGCACCGCGCCCTCGATGTTCGGCCGGACGCCGATCCGCGCCTCCACGGCGTCGAAGAGCGGCCCGAGATCCGTGACCTGCACGCGGCCCGAATCGAGATCCACCGACGCCTTCTGCCTACGCACAGCCGCAGAGCCCGACCCGAGCACCGTCACGGCGCGCCCCGGCCCCACGAACGCCGCCTCGAAATCAGGTTTTTTGGATTTGGGCAGCTCCTCCCCGCCCCCTTCGAGCCGCACGCGCGACATCGCCCCTGACGCCGGATCGACCCACACCACGGAGAATGCGTCGTCCTGGATCACGAGCAATCGCTCGTCATGCCAAACCAGCGCCGATCCCGCCCGCACCCCGGGCAGGGGCCGGGACGTGAGGATGCGGGCGCGCAAATGGGGATCCAGGGAGGCTTTGATCACGACGTCCGCTCTTACCCTGGACCTCGCCCGGACGACAACCTTTCTCTTCCCGGGCCCGCCCGCTCGAACAACCCCCCTCCCCCGCGGCGCATCGAAACGCCTTGGTGGATCTCGACAAGCTCCCTGAAGAAGGCCGCCGGCGTGTGCAGATCGAGCGCGTCCGTCCCGAGATCGACGGCGGGCGCTTCCCGATCAAGCGAATCCTCGGCGATCGCATCAACGTCTCGGCCCTCGTGTACGCCGATGGGCACGACCTGCTCGTCTGCTCGCTCCTCTATCGTCCCGCGCCGTCCATCGGGGATCCCGATCCGCCCTGGCTCTCCGTACCGCTCGAAGCCACCGCCGAGCCCGATCGATTCGTCGCATCGTTTTCGCCCGACACGATCGGCCTCTGGCAATACACCGTCGAAGCCTTGATCGATCGGTTCGGCACGTTCCGCCGCGACCTCAAGAAACGCGTCGAGGCGGCGCAGGACGTCTCCGTCGACATCCTCGACGGCGCGACCTTGCTCGAACAGGCCGCCAAAGACGCGACCGGCGACGACGCCCGCTCCCTCGCGGACGTGGCTGCGCGCCTGCGCGACGACACGATTCCGCTCACCGAACGAATCACGCTCGCGCTCGACAGCGGCCTTTGCATGGCCGCCGCGCGCCACCCCGATCGCCGCCTCGCCACGCGATATCCGGGCATCCTCGAAGTCGTGGTCGACCCCGAAAAGGCCCGCTTCTCCACCTGGTACGAGCTCTTTCCCCGCTCCTTCGGCGCCGAGGGCAGCCACGGCACCTTCGCCGACGCCGAGGCGCGCCTGCCGTACGTCGCCGAAATGGGCTTCGACGTCCTTTACCTCCCGCCGATCCATCCGATTGGCCAGACGAACCGCAAAGGGAAAAACAACACCCTCGTCGCGCAGCGGGGCGACGTCGGCAGCCCCTGGGCCATCGGCGCGCCCGAAGGCGGCCATACCGCGGTGCACCCCTCGCTCGGCACCCTCGACGATTTCGATCGGTTTTTCCAGGCCGCAGCGCGCCTCGGCATCGACGTCGCGCTCGACATCGCCTTGCAGGCCTCGCCCGATCACCCCTGGGTCCACGAGCATCCGGGGTGGTTCCCGCGCCGCGCCGACGGCACCGCCCGGTATGCCGAGAATCCTCCGAAGAAATACCAGGACATCCACCCCTTCGATTTCGAGGCCGAGGAGTGGCCCGAGCTCTGGCGCTCGCTCGAAGGCATTTTCCGGTTCTGGATCGCCCGCGGCGTCCGCTTCTTCCGCGTCGACAACCCGCACACGAAGCCCCTGCCGTTCTGGGAGTGGGTCATCCGCTCGATCAAGCGCGACCACCCCGAGGTCGTCTTCCTCTCCGAGGCGTTCACGCGCCCCGCGCTCATGTATGGCCTCGCCAAACGCGGCTTCACCCAGTCGTACACGTATTTCACCTGGCGCGTCTCCAAGGACGAGATCACGTCCTACATGCACGACCTCACGAAGACCGAGATCGCCGAGTTTTACCGGCCGAACTTCTGGCCGAACACACCCGACATCCTGCCCGAGCACCTCCAGAACGGCGAGCCCGCGGCATTCCTCATCCGCCTCATCCTCGCCGCCACGCTGTCGAGCTCGTACGGGATGTACGGCCCGGCGTTCGAGCTCATGGAGCACAGTCCTCCGCGCGAGGGCGCCGAGGAGTATGCGAACAGCGAGAAATACGAGCTTCGCCGCTGGGACCTCCGCCGCCCGGACAGCCTGCGCCCCATGATCACGCGCATCAACCGCATCCGGATGGAGCACCCCGCGCTCGCGCGGAGCGACAATCTCCATTTTTTCCAGACGGACAGCGACCTCGTCCTCGCCTATGGCAAGACGCACGGGGACGACACGCTGATCGTCGTCGTCAACCTCGACCCGTACCACCATCATGGCGCGTGGGTCGAGCTCGATCTGCCGGGGCTCACGGACGCGGGGCGTGGCTTCGAGGTCCATGACCTCCTGAGCGGCGCGCGTTATACGTTCCGAGGAAAGCGAAACTGGGTCGAGCTCGATCCGCGGACCTCGCCCGCCTGTGTCTTCCATGCGCGGAGGCTCGCCCGCAGGGAGATCGATTACGAGTATTTCCTATGAAACGCGATCCCCTCTGGTACAAGGACGCCGTCGTCTACGAGCTGCACGTCCGCGCGTTCAACGATCAGAACGGCGACGGAATCGGGGACCTCCCGGGGCTCGCGCACAAGCTCGATTATCTCCAGGACCTCGGCGTCACGGCCATCTGGCTCCTGCCGTTCTACCCCTCGCCGCTCCGGGACGGCGGCTACGACATCGCGGATTACACGGGCGTCAGCGAGAGCTACGGCACGCGCGAGGACTTCGCCCGCCTGCTCCGCGAGGCCCACGACCGGGACATCCGCGTCATCACCGAGCTCGTCCTCAATCACACGTCGAGCGAGCACGCCTGGTTCCAGCGCGCGCGCCGCGCCCCGCCCGGCGACCCGTACCGTGACTTTTACGTGTGGAGCGACGCGCCAAACCGCTTCGAGGAGGCGCGCATCATCTTCCAGGATTTCGAGAGCTCGAACTGGGCCTGGGATCCGCTCGCGCGTGCCTATTACTGGCACCGATTTTATGCCCACCAGCCCGACCTCAACTTCGACAACCCCGCCGTCCACGAGGCGCTGCTCAAGGTCGTCGATCACTGGTTCGACATGGGCGTCGACGGCATGCGCCTCGACGCTGTGCCCTACCTCTACGAGCGCGAAGGGACGAACTGCGAGAACCTCGCCGAGACCCACGCCTTCCTGAGGAAACTCCGCGCCCACGTCGATTCTCGCCACGAGGGCCGCATGCTCCTCGCCGAGGCGAACCAGTGGCCCAGCGACGCCGCCGCGTATTTCGGCGCCGGCGACGAGTGCCACATGAACTTCCATTTCCCGCTCATGCCGCGCATGTTCATGGCGGTCGAGCTCGAGGATAGTTTTCCCATCGTCAACATCCTCCGCCAGACCCCGTCGATCCCCGAGTCCTGCCAGTGGGCGACGTTCCTCCGGAACCACGACGAGCTCACGCTCGAAATGGTCACCGACGAGGACCGCGACTACATGGTCAAGGTCTACGCCGAGGAGCGCAACGCGCGCATCAACCTCGGCATCCGCCGCCGCCTCGCCCCGCTCATGCGCACGCGCCGCCGCATCGAGCTCATGAACGCGCTCCTCTTCTCGCTGCCGGGCACGCCCGTCCTCTATTACGGCGACGAGATCGGCATGGGCGACAACATCTTCCTCGGTGACCGCGACGGCGTCCGCACGCCCATGCAATGGAGCTCCGATCGCAATGCGGGGTTCTCGCGCTGCAACCCGCAGCGGCTCTACCTGCCCGTCATCGTCGATCCCGAGTTCCATTACGAGGCCGTCAACGTCGAGGCCCAGCAGGCGAACCCGCAGTCCTTGCTCTGGTGGATGAAGCGCCTCATCGGCCTGCGCAAGCAATACGAGGTCTTCGGCCGCGGCACGATCGAGTTCCTCCAGCCCGACAACCACCGCGTCCTCGCGTTCATCCGCTCCCACCGGGACGAGAACGTGCTCGTCGTCGCGAACCTCTCGCGGTATGGCCAATTCGTCGAGCTCGACCTCTCGCGCTTCCGCGGCATGGTGCCCACGGAGCTCTTCGGCCGGACCCGCTTCCCCGAGGTCGAAGGCAAATACCCGCTCTCGCTCGGGCCGCACGATTTCTTCTGGTTCGGCCTCGAACGCACCGCGCCTCTCACGATCGCCGCGCGCGAGAGGCTCCCCGTCCTGCTCGCCGAGCAGTCCATCGAGAGCCTCGTGAAGCGGCCCGAGGGGCGACGCGCGCTCGAGCGCGTCCTCTGCAATGACCTCGCGACGCGGCGGTATTTCCGCAGCAAGGGTCGCGCGCGTTCGAGCGCCACGATCCTGGACGCCATTCCCCTCGGCGATCCCAGCGCCCCGCTCGCATGGCTCCTCTTCGTCCGCGTCGATTTCGCCTCCGGGCCACCGGAGACCTACGTCCTGCCCATCGCCTTCGCGACGGGCGAGCGCGCGCGAGAGCTCGAAGCCAACGCGGCCCACGCGGTCATCGCGGCCGTTCGGCTGCACGTGAGCAATGGGCACACCGAGGTCATCGAGGGCACGCTCATCGACGCGCTCGTCGACCCCGACCTCTCGAATGCGCTCCTTCGTTTCGTTCGCCAGGGCGCGAAGTTTTCCGGGGCGCGCGGGGAACTCCGGTTCGTCCCGCATCCCTTCCTGCAAAACGTGCCCGAGGAGGCCACCGAGCACGGCCGGCTCCTCTCGGCCGAGCAATCGAACAGCATCCTCGTGTACGGCGAATCCGTGATGCTCAAGCTCTTCCGCCAGGTCGAGGAGGGCATCAATCCCGAGTTCGAGGTCCAGGCGTTCCTCGACGCGCAACGCTACCCCAGCGTCCCGCGGCTCGGGGGCGCCATCGAATACCAGGTGACCGGGCGCGACCGCACGGTGCTCGGAATGGTCCAGCAATGGATGCCGAGTCGAGGGAATGCTTTCCAGCTCGCGCTCGAATCCCTCGACCTCTTCTTCGATAGGGTCCTCGCCGATGAAGCCGCGCGCTCGGGCGCCGTGCCGCCCCTGCCGCGAGGCACGTTCACCGAGCGCGCGCGCGGCGCGACGCCGCCCCTCGCGCACGACCTGCTCGGCGCGCAGGTGGTTTGGCTGAACAAACTCGGCCAGAGGACGGCCGAGCTCCACGCGACCCTCGCGGCCGATACGACCGATACCACGTTCGGCCGCGAGCCCTATTCCACGCTGCACCAGCAATCCCTCTATCAAGCCGCGCACACGATGCTCGCGCGCACCTTCGACGCGCTTCGCCGGCGGGCGCGCAGCTTGCCAGAGGGCGCGGCGGAGCTCGCGCGGGAGATCGTGCGACGCGAGGACGAGGTCGACCGGCGGTTCAAGGCGATCGGCGCGCGCAAGGTCGACGCCACGCGGATCCGTTGCCACGGCGACTTCCACCTCGGGCAGGTCCTCTTCACCGGCGACGATTTCGTCTTCATCGATTTCGAGGGCGAACCCATGCGCCCGCTCGCGACGCGCCGCTACCGCCGCACGCCGCTCCGGGACGTGGCCGGCATGATCCGCTCCTTCGATTATGCGGCGGCATCCGCCCTCGCCTCCGGCCGCGCGCGGCCCGAGGACGTGCCCGTGCTCGAACCCTGGACGAATGCCTGGGTCGCCTGGGCCGAGGCCGTGTACCTCGCCGGTTACCTCAACGCGGCCGCGGGGAGCGAGTTTCTCCCGAAACACGATCCCGACACCGACCTCCTCCTCGATTTCTACGTGCTCGAGAAGTGCATCTACGAGATTGGCTACGAGCTCGACAATCGCCCCGACTGGCTCGCCATCCCGCTCCGCGGCCTCGCGCGCATGCTCGAAGGCTGAGGCGCCGCGCTACAGCGTCCCCTCGCGCTTGAAGTACGCGCGCGCGTGGGCGGCGATCTGCTTGTCGGTCGGGTGATCCAGGGTCTCCACCGCGACGACCCTGGATTTCAGGTCGTGGTGGTGGTTCTCCAGGTGCCGGACGAACGCGTCTTTCGCGTTCGCCGGCCCGACCACGAGGATCTCCTCGGTGCCGGCGAGGAGCATCGCGACATCGTGATAATAATGCGGGTCCTCGCCCGCGTGCCCCGACGAAGCCGTCGGGCCCGCCTTCCGGTGCAGCTTCGTATGCGCGTGCGGCGACCTGATCACCTCCCCGGCATAACTCTCGGGTGTGAGGTGGAAAATGTGGGCCTCATTGTGATCGAGCCAAACGACGGCATGTCGGGTGGTCATGGCAAAGCTGCCATCGCAACGGACGTGCCGCGGAGCAACGCCACGAAAAACGCCGGGGAACACGCGAGGCGCGGCGGATCCCCTCGTCACGAAACGCAAGGCGTGCGTGGCGGCGCAAGGACTGCGACGGACGCGTTTGCCTGCTGGCTGGATGGCCCGCCGCGCCGCGGATGTGGTAGGGGGAGACCGTGCAGGAAGGTCGAACCCCGATTCAAGAGACCCCCGAGGGCGTCGTTCGGCGCCTCGTGGCCGCGCGCGCGGCGCTCCCGCGCGAGGAGGACCTGGTCCTCGCGTTCGACGCCGACGGTACGCTCTGGAGCGGCGACGTCGGCAACGACCTCTTCGAGACGCTGATCGCCGAGTCGGCGGTGCGCGAAGAGGCGCGCGAGGCGCTCATCGTCGAAGCCCGCGCGGCCGGCGCGAAAGCCGACGGCCACACGCTCGACATCGCACAAGGCCTCTACCGCGCGCTCGCAGAAGGCACGTATGAAGAAGCGCGCGCGTTCGCCATGATGGCCTGGGTCTTCGCGGGGTTTTCCCTGGGCGAGGTGGCGGAGTTTGCCGGCCGCGTCGTCGCGTCACGCGGGCTCGAAGCACGGCTGCATCGATTTCTTTCACCCGTCCTCGCCTGGGCCGAGGCGGAAAAGGTGCCCGTGTGGGTGGTCTCCGCTTCGCCGCGCTGGATCGTCGAGATTGGCGTCGCACTCCTCGGAATCCCGGCGAATCGCGTGGTCGCGATGACGCCTCGTATCCAAGACGGTCGCATCGCGGCCGAGCTCGTCGGGCGGCCTGTTTATGGGGAGCACAAGCCCCTCGCGCTGCGCGAGGCGTGCCCGGGCGCGACGCTCCTCGGCGCGTTCGGGGATTCGAGTTACGACGTGCCGATGCTCGCAGCGTCACGCGTGCCGGTCGGCGTGCGTCCGAAGGCGGGATTGCTCGCGCGCGCGGCCGAGATCCCGAGCCTCGTCGTCCTTGGTACCTGAGCCATGGCGACGATCGAGCTCCGCGGCCTCGTCCGAAAGCACCCCGGCACCGAAATCCCCGCCCTCGACAAACTCGATCTCGACGTGCGCGACGGCGAAATGCTCGTCCTCGTCGGCCCCTCGGGGTGCGGCAAATCGACGACGCTGCGCCTCGTCTCGGGGCTCGACACGCCCGACGCCGGGACGATCCGGATCGACGGTCGCGACGTCACGCACGTCGCGCCGCAAGATCGGGACGTGGCCATGGTGTTTCAAGGGTATGCCCTTTATCCGCACATGAGGGTGCGCGAGATCCTGGCGTTCCCCCTCAAAATGCGCGGCGTGCCGCGTCCCGAGCAGGACAAAAAAGTCGAGGAGGCGGCGGAGATGCTCGGGTTGTCGAAGCTGCTCGATCGGCGGCCCGGCGAGCTCTCGGGCGGGGAGCGGCAACGGGTCGCGATGGGGCGGGCCATCGTGCGTTCGCCGCGGGTCTTTTTGTTCGACGAGCCGCTCTCGAACCTCGACGCCGCGCTCCGGGCCGAGCTGCGCGTCGAGCTCGCTTCGCTCGTGCGCAGGCTCGGCGTCACGAGCATTTATGTCACCCACGATCAGGTCGAGGCGATGACGATCGGCGATCGTATCGCCGTGATGAAGGGCGGCGTGCTCCAGCAGGTGGGGACGCCCAAGGAGATTTACGAAGAACCGGCCAATGTCTTCGTGGCCTCGTTCCTCGGCACGCCGGCCATCAATCGCATCGAGGCGACGTACCACGCCGGGACGATCGAGGCGCCGAGCCTCCTCTTTTCGGTGCCGGTCACGCTCGGGCTGCCGAACCGCGTCATCGTGGGGATCCGGCCGGAGCACGTATCCATCGTGCGTGACAAACCACGCGCCGACGACATTTCGATCACCACGAAGGTCGTGCACGCCGAGCCCCTCGGCGCCGAGACGTACCTTTATCTCGACGCGGCGGGGACGAGGATCGCGGCGCGCATGCCGGGCTGGGGGGCCTTCGCTCCGGGTGACACGCTCGTGGCCGCGGTCGAGCTGCGCCATTGCCTGTTCTTTGACGCCAGGACGGGCCAAAGGCTCGCGGAGGCGCGAGGATGAGCGCGCGCCTCCGGCGCAGGGACGCGCTGATCACGCTCGCCTCGTCGTTCGCCGCCCTCGCGGGGGCGGGCTGCGCGCGCGGCGGCAAGGACGGCGAGGCGTCGTTGTGGTTCGCGTATGGCGGCACCAACCGCGAGGTGCTGCTCTCGCTGGTGAACCGCTTCAACGCCGAGCAAACCACGTATCGCATCAAGGCCATTTACCAGGGTGACTATTTCGAGGCCCTGGCGAAGCTCCGCACGGCCATCGCGGCGCGCACGGCGCCGGCGCTCACGCACGTGGTCGGCGAGGTCGTTCCTTACCTCGCGCAGGCCGGCACGCTCCTGCCGATCGACGAGACCCACCACGTGACCGGGGATGTCGTCCCTGCCCTCGGGCAAACCGGGTGTTTCGTGCGGGGCGGGGAGCGGCCGATCGTCTGCGCGCCTTTCAATCGATCGACGCCGATTGCGTATTACAACCGCGCGATCTTCGACGAACTCGGCCTGCACCCGCCGACCACATGGAGCGAGCTCGAATCTGTGGCCCGCGCGGCGACCGTCCGTGCAAACGACGGGACCGTGACCCGCCACGGATTCGCTTGCCCCATCGATTGGTGGTTCTGGGTGGCGCTCGTGGGACAAGCGGGCGGGACCGTCGTGGAGGACGACGGGACACCCTCGCTCGGCGGCGAGGCCGGGGTGCGCGCGCTCGAATTCTGGCAGCGGCTCGTGCACGAGGAGCGCACGATGAAGCCGCCGCCCGGGCGTGATTACAATGCCTGGCAAGCCACGAACACCGATTTCCTCGCGGGCCGCGTGGCGATGATCTGGACCTCGACCGCGTTCCTCAAGTACCTCGAAACAAACGCAAAATTCCCGGTCGGCGCCGCGCCGCTGCCGGGGGATGTGCGCAGGAGTGTGCCCACGGGTGGCACGATGTTCGTCGTGCCAGCCGCCTCATCGGAGCACGAGCGCCCCGCCGCGCGCGCCTTCCTGCAATGGATGATGCAGCCGCGGCAGGCGAACGAATGGGCCACGCGGACGGGGTATTTGCCCGTCTCGCAAAAGGGGCTCGCCGAGCTCGAAGCGAGCGGGTATTACCGCGAGCACCCGAACGACCGGGTCGCGCTTGATCAATTGAAGGACGCGTTCGCGTGGCCGTGGGCGCCGACCTTGTTCCGCATCCAGCGCGAGGCGGTGCAGCCGCGGCTCGAAGAGGCCGTCCTCGCCAGGAGGGACGCGCGGGCGACGCTCGACGAAGCGCGCCGCGCAGCGGGGGAGCCATGAAGCCGAAGCGCCCGCTCGATCCCTATCTCTTCCTCGCCCCGACGGCGCTCGTGCTCGGCCTCTTCTTTTTCTGGCCGCTCGCGCTCGTCTTCAAGAACAGCTTTTATCGCTGGGACATGCTCACGCCCCCCGAATGGGTAGGCACGGCGAACTACGGACAGATCCTCGCGAGCGGCGAGCTTTGGGGCACGATCGGGCGGACGCTCTCCTACAGCGTCGTGGTCGTGGTGATCTCGCTCGGCCTCGGCCTCGGCCTCGCGCTCGCGCTCGATCGCCCCGGAAAACTTTATGCCTTCGTGCGGGGCGCGGTCTTCAGCGCGTACGTCGTCTCCTGGGTCGCCGTGGCCCTGCTCTGGATGTGGATCCTCGACGCGGACGGCGGGCTGCTCTCCTCGCTTTGCCGCGCCGTCGGCATCGTCCCCAAGAACTGGCTCGGCGATCCCTCGGTCGCGCTCTACACGCTCGCGGCCGTGAGCGTCTGGAAAATCACGGGGTATTCGATGGTGATTTTCCTGGCGGGCCTCCAGGACATCCCGCGCTCCTTGCACGAGGCCGCGGCGCTCGACGGGGCCGGGGCCATTTCGCGGTTCCTCCACGTCACCTGGCCCATGTTGCGCCCGAGCGCATCGTTCGTCGGGACGACCAGCTTGATCCTCTCGTTCCAGGCCTTCGACGTGGTCCGCGTGATGACCCAGGGTGGGCCCGTGAAATCGACGACGGTCTTCGTCTACGCGATTTACGAGCACGTCTTCGTGAACCTGCGCGTCGGGCGGGCGAGCGCGATGACTGTCGCGTTTTTCGTGCTCCTGCTCGGGCTCACGGCCTTGCAGCTCGGCACCTGGCGGCTCGGCCGAACCGGCGCGAGGCGCGCATGAAGCTCGCCTTTTCGCGCATCCTGCTCGTCGTCGTGGCCCTGCTCTGGGTCGGGCCGTATGCGTGGATGGTGCTGACCTCGCTCCGGACCTTGCCGGAAATCGTGGCGGCGCCCGCGTGGCCCATCCCGAAATCGATCCAGTTCGACGCCTACCGCGAGGTCCTCACGGCGATCCCCGTCGGTCGGTATTTCCTCAACACGACGGCCATGGCCGTGGCCATCGCGCTCCTGCAAATCCTGCTCGCCTTGCCCGCGGGATACGCGCTCGCCAAATTGCATTTCGTCGGCAAGAAGGTCGCATTTGCCCTGGTGCTCGCGTGCCTCCTCATCCCGGCGCAGGTGACGTTCGTCCCCGTCTTCTCGATGCTCGGCCCGCTCGGCCTCGTGAACACGTTCGCGGCGCTCGTCTTGCCGTTCGGCGTGAGCGCGCTCGGGACATTCCTCGTGCGGCAAGCGCTGCTCTCCGTGCCCGATGAGATGATCGAAGCGGCGCGGCTCGACGGCGCGAGCGAGCTTCGGATCGTCTACGGCCTGCTCGCTCCGATGTTACGGCCGACGCTCGCGTCGTTGTTCCTCTTCAGCTTCGTGTTCCATTACAACGATTATTTCTGGCCGCTCGTCATGACCACCGACGACGACGTGCGCACCTTGCCCCTCGCGGTGGCCTTGCTCCGCGAGCAAGGCACCGGCGTGCGCTGGCACATCGTAATGGCGGGGAACGTGATCCTGAGCTTGCCCGTCCTCGCGCTCTTCGCGGCGGTGCAGAAGCAGATCCTTCGGGCGGTGACGGCGCGCGTGGGCTGAACGGCTAAGGTGTTTCCGCGGGCTTTTTCGGCGTCTTCTCCGCCGCTTTCCCGGCCGCCTCGTCGTGCATCAGGAATTGCTCGGGCGTGAGCTCCCCCATCGTCTCGACCCCCGCGCGCGTGCGAGGGGGCTCCGGCGCGAGCATCATCTGCCCCACCGTCTGCTCCGTGCGCATGCCCAGGCCCACCCAGGCCGCGGCCACTGCGCCCGTCCCGACGGCGACCACGGAAAGCACGCGCCGCACACGCCTCCTCCGCACGCCGACGGGGCAATCGGAGGTCATCACCGTCCCGTCCTTGCGCTGGAAGTACCGGACGCAGAGGTTGCCCTCCTTCGCGCGGATGAGCTGCTCCGCCTCCTGGGCGGTCAGGGCCGAGAGATTGTAAACGTTCTTTTCGCAGGACGGACAGAACCGCGCCCGGTCGTCGCCCACCATCGAGGCCCAGTCCGCGCTGCAAGGGGCCGCGACCTCGACACGGGAGAGCAGAGGCAAGCGCCGCTTCTCGTCGAGCCGGCGTTGCACGTCCGCGAGCTCCTTGCCGAGATCCGCTCCCTCACGCGAGAGACCTTC
Protein-coding sequences here:
- a CDS encoding DUF6929 family protein, with protein sequence MIKASLDPHLRARILTSRPLPGVRAGSALVWHDERLLVIQDDAFSVVWVDPASGAMSRVRLEGGGEELPKSKKPDFEAAFVGPGRAVTVLGSGSAAVRRQKASVDLDSGRVQVTDLGPLFDAVEARIGVRPNIEGAVLAGEVLRLFHRGAGPGASATVDVAASVLQGRAVELFGHVLYDLGVAGGVPLHFTDAAAFGGRTFYLAVAEGTPNAIDDGPVVGAAVGFVAGEQARYAMLEEPSGEGSCRKVEGIAFDPERKTIWAVTDPDDPERPAELCVIALEGFF
- a CDS encoding HAD family hydrolase, which codes for MQEGRTPIQETPEGVVRRLVAARAALPREEDLVLAFDADGTLWSGDVGNDLFETLIAESAVREEAREALIVEARAAGAKADGHTLDIAQGLYRALAEGTYEEARAFAMMAWVFAGFSLGEVAEFAGRVVASRGLEARLHRFLSPVLAWAEAEKVPVWVVSASPRWIVEIGVALLGIPANRVVAMTPRIQDGRIAAELVGRPVYGEHKPLALREACPGATLLGAFGDSSYDVPMLAASRVPVGVRPKAGLLARAAEIPSLVVLGT
- a CDS encoding ABC transporter ATP-binding protein, giving the protein MATIELRGLVRKHPGTEIPALDKLDLDVRDGEMLVLVGPSGCGKSTTLRLVSGLDTPDAGTIRIDGRDVTHVAPQDRDVAMVFQGYALYPHMRVREILAFPLKMRGVPRPEQDKKVEEAAEMLGLSKLLDRRPGELSGGERQRVAMGRAIVRSPRVFLFDEPLSNLDAALRAELRVELASLVRRLGVTSIYVTHDQVEAMTIGDRIAVMKGGVLQQVGTPKEIYEEPANVFVASFLGTPAINRIEATYHAGTIEAPSLLFSVPVTLGLPNRVIVGIRPEHVSIVRDKPRADDISITTKVVHAEPLGAETYLYLDAAGTRIAARMPGWGAFAPGDTLVAAVELRHCLFFDARTGQRLAEARG
- a CDS encoding alpha-1,4-glucan--maltose-1-phosphate maltosyltransferase — protein: MDLDKLPEEGRRRVQIERVRPEIDGGRFPIKRILGDRINVSALVYADGHDLLVCSLLYRPAPSIGDPDPPWLSVPLEATAEPDRFVASFSPDTIGLWQYTVEALIDRFGTFRRDLKKRVEAAQDVSVDILDGATLLEQAAKDATGDDARSLADVAARLRDDTIPLTERITLALDSGLCMAAARHPDRRLATRYPGILEVVVDPEKARFSTWYELFPRSFGAEGSHGTFADAEARLPYVAEMGFDVLYLPPIHPIGQTNRKGKNNTLVAQRGDVGSPWAIGAPEGGHTAVHPSLGTLDDFDRFFQAAARLGIDVALDIALQASPDHPWVHEHPGWFPRRADGTARYAENPPKKYQDIHPFDFEAEEWPELWRSLEGIFRFWIARGVRFFRVDNPHTKPLPFWEWVIRSIKRDHPEVVFLSEAFTRPALMYGLAKRGFTQSYTYFTWRVSKDEITSYMHDLTKTEIAEFYRPNFWPNTPDILPEHLQNGEPAAFLIRLILAATLSSSYGMYGPAFELMEHSPPREGAEEYANSEKYELRRWDLRRPDSLRPMITRINRIRMEHPALARSDNLHFFQTDSDLVLAYGKTHGDDTLIVVVNLDPYHHHGAWVELDLPGLTDAGRGFEVHDLLSGARYTFRGKRNWVELDPRTSPACVFHARRLARREIDYEYFL
- the treS gene encoding maltose alpha-D-glucosyltransferase, with the protein product MKRDPLWYKDAVVYELHVRAFNDQNGDGIGDLPGLAHKLDYLQDLGVTAIWLLPFYPSPLRDGGYDIADYTGVSESYGTREDFARLLREAHDRDIRVITELVLNHTSSEHAWFQRARRAPPGDPYRDFYVWSDAPNRFEEARIIFQDFESSNWAWDPLARAYYWHRFYAHQPDLNFDNPAVHEALLKVVDHWFDMGVDGMRLDAVPYLYEREGTNCENLAETHAFLRKLRAHVDSRHEGRMLLAEANQWPSDAAAYFGAGDECHMNFHFPLMPRMFMAVELEDSFPIVNILRQTPSIPESCQWATFLRNHDELTLEMVTDEDRDYMVKVYAEERNARINLGIRRRLAPLMRTRRRIELMNALLFSLPGTPVLYYGDEIGMGDNIFLGDRDGVRTPMQWSSDRNAGFSRCNPQRLYLPVIVDPEFHYEAVNVEAQQANPQSLLWWMKRLIGLRKQYEVFGRGTIEFLQPDNHRVLAFIRSHRDENVLVVANLSRYGQFVELDLSRFRGMVPTELFGRTRFPEVEGKYPLSLGPHDFFWFGLERTAPLTIAARERLPVLLAEQSIESLVKRPEGRRALERVLCNDLATRRYFRSKGRARSSATILDAIPLGDPSAPLAWLLFVRVDFASGPPETYVLPIAFATGERARELEANAAHAVIAAVRLHVSNGHTEVIEGTLIDALVDPDLSNALLRFVRQGAKFSGARGELRFVPHPFLQNVPEEATEHGRLLSAEQSNSILVYGESVMLKLFRQVEEGINPEFEVQAFLDAQRYPSVPRLGGAIEYQVTGRDRTVLGMVQQWMPSRGNAFQLALESLDLFFDRVLADEAARSGAVPPLPRGTFTERARGATPPLAHDLLGAQVVWLNKLGQRTAELHATLAADTTDTTFGREPYSTLHQQSLYQAAHTMLARTFDALRRRARSLPEGAAELAREIVRREDEVDRRFKAIGARKVDATRIRCHGDFHLGQVLFTGDDFVFIDFEGEPMRPLATRRYRRTPLRDVAGMIRSFDYAAASALASGRARPEDVPVLEPWTNAWVAWAEAVYLAGYLNAAAGSEFLPKHDPDTDLLLDFYVLEKCIYEIGYELDNRPDWLAIPLRGLARMLEG